Proteins from a genomic interval of Halomonas alkaliantarctica:
- a CDS encoding PHA/PHB synthase family protein, which translates to MLLDDKLHDSLDKLMRASLAKLTLGISPASVVLTYLDWLSSLALSPGSQAHLVQKALKKQLRLVHWASHSAFDSNAAPCIAPLPQDRRFKDPAWRHFPFNVLYQSFLLQQQWWHNATTGLRGLSPHHEQALEFGARQWLDVLSPSNYVLTNPSVLEKTLASGGTNLLQGMGHWWEDAQNQWLGRKPAGCEDYVLGRDVAITPGKVVYRNHLIELIQYAPTTKDVHAMPILIVPAWIMKYYILDLSPHNSLVKYLVDQGHTVFMISWRNPTEEDRNLAMDDYRRQGILASLNVITRVIPGQKIHTVGYCLGGTLLAIAASALARDKDDRLASMTLLAAQTDFREAGELMLFIDEKQLTFLEDLMWAQGILDTKQMAGAFQILRSNDLIWSRMVNEYLLATRQPMNDLMAWNADATRMPYRMHSEYLRQLFLNNDFAEGRYRVDHRPVTFNDIQIPVFCVGTEWDHVAPWRSTYKLHLMSDAPEVTFLLTNGGHNAGIISPPEHPRRHYRMATTLDGDPYMDPDSWFERTECQAGSWWPAWQGWLMERSGPLVPAPDIGSHNYPPLEDAPGSYVRQM; encoded by the coding sequence CTCCCGCCTCGGTTGTTCTGACATATCTGGACTGGTTGTCGAGCCTGGCTCTATCTCCTGGATCCCAAGCCCATCTAGTACAGAAAGCCCTAAAGAAGCAACTGCGCTTAGTGCACTGGGCTAGCCATTCAGCATTCGATTCTAATGCGGCTCCCTGTATAGCCCCTTTGCCTCAAGACCGCCGTTTTAAAGACCCGGCCTGGCGCCACTTCCCCTTTAACGTTCTTTATCAAAGTTTTCTGCTCCAACAACAGTGGTGGCATAACGCCACCACTGGCTTACGGGGGCTGTCACCTCACCACGAACAGGCGTTGGAGTTCGGCGCCCGACAGTGGCTTGACGTGCTGTCTCCATCCAATTATGTGCTGACCAATCCCAGCGTTCTTGAGAAAACGTTAGCCAGCGGAGGCACTAATCTACTTCAGGGAATGGGGCACTGGTGGGAAGACGCTCAAAACCAATGGCTAGGTAGAAAGCCAGCCGGATGCGAAGACTATGTATTGGGGCGTGATGTGGCAATTACGCCCGGTAAAGTCGTGTATCGAAACCACTTGATAGAGCTGATCCAGTACGCGCCGACCACTAAAGATGTTCACGCAATGCCCATATTGATAGTGCCCGCCTGGATCATGAAGTACTACATCCTCGACTTGTCGCCCCATAACTCACTGGTCAAGTATCTGGTTGACCAAGGGCACACTGTCTTTATGATCTCTTGGCGCAACCCTACGGAAGAGGATCGCAACCTAGCGATGGACGACTACCGCCGACAAGGCATTCTCGCCAGTCTGAATGTCATTACTCGAGTGATACCCGGCCAGAAGATCCATACCGTAGGCTACTGTTTGGGGGGAACGCTACTCGCGATTGCCGCCTCAGCGCTGGCGCGTGACAAAGACGACCGTTTGGCATCGATGACGTTGTTGGCCGCGCAAACCGATTTCCGCGAGGCTGGCGAACTGATGCTTTTCATTGATGAAAAGCAGCTCACTTTTCTTGAAGACCTGATGTGGGCGCAAGGAATTCTCGATACCAAACAGATGGCGGGTGCCTTCCAGATCCTGCGCTCCAATGACCTGATTTGGTCACGTATGGTTAATGAATACTTGCTGGCCACGCGCCAACCTATGAACGATTTGATGGCCTGGAATGCTGACGCAACCCGCATGCCCTACCGCATGCACTCCGAGTATCTGCGCCAGCTCTTTCTGAACAATGACTTTGCCGAAGGCCGTTACCGGGTGGATCATCGCCCGGTCACTTTTAACGACATACAAATTCCCGTCTTCTGTGTTGGCACCGAGTGGGATCATGTCGCTCCCTGGCGATCCACCTATAAGCTACACCTGATGTCCGACGCGCCCGAAGTGACCTTTCTGCTCACCAACGGTGGCCACAACGCCGGCATCATCAGCCCACCCGAGCATCCACGTCGCCATTACCGAATGGCCACTACTCTCGATGGCGACCCGTATATGGATCCAGATAGCTGGTTTGAACGCACAGAATGTCAAGCAGGATCCTGGTGGCCTGCTTGGCAAGGGTGGCTGATGGAGCGTTCAGGACCGCTTGTGCCGGCGCCAGACATCGGCTCACATAACTACCCGCCGCTCGAGGACGCCCCAGGCAGTTACGTAAGGCAAATGTGA
- a CDS encoding BCCT family transporter — translation MDALARKLGLKTDPVIFFTSAVIMIVFLVVLLIAPGPIGAAFGAGREWIVTNLGWFFILGVTSWVAFLLWVALSRYGAIRLGGNDAKPAYGNISWFTMLFAGGIGTVLMFWGVAEPISHFSNPPRPDVVPFSVEAADDAMSFSIYHLGLHTWAIFSMPGLAFAYFIYRYNLPMRFSSVFYPLLGDRIFGPLGKALDIFAILGTLFGVAVSIGLGTQQINAGLTELFDIPDAVITKVIIIAVLTSVAVGSIVAGLDSGVKRLSNINIAMAVGLMLFVLFTGSTVFLLRAVVETFGLYITNLLPMAFWNDTLASYSSDGGTWGWQGSWTVFYWAWTVTWSPFIGIFVARISRGRTIREFVLGVLFAPSIFTLVWFAIFGWSAMEIDGIGPDAREAMGTQAGILSAAVGESIPLAMFTFFDNFPGATLIQGLAVVIVAIFFATSSDSASLVVDMLCTGSADPGPWHQRVFWGVSEGMLAAMLIVLAGDAGLTALQEVITVVGLPMFILVFAMMFALYRGLSHEDLSEVKVGTPPKQEELAPDD, via the coding sequence ATGGATGCACTCGCGAGAAAGCTGGGCCTCAAGACTGATCCCGTCATATTTTTTACATCGGCAGTGATCATGATCGTTTTTTTGGTGGTGCTTCTGATTGCACCGGGCCCAATCGGGGCAGCCTTTGGTGCGGGTCGGGAGTGGATCGTTACCAATCTTGGCTGGTTCTTTATTTTAGGGGTGACGAGCTGGGTGGCGTTTTTGCTGTGGGTGGCGCTCAGTCGTTATGGGGCGATTCGCCTGGGTGGCAATGATGCGAAGCCAGCCTATGGCAACATATCCTGGTTCACCATGCTGTTCGCAGGCGGTATCGGTACGGTATTGATGTTTTGGGGGGTGGCTGAGCCTATTTCCCACTTTTCCAACCCACCTAGGCCGGATGTTGTACCTTTTTCTGTGGAAGCCGCCGACGATGCCATGAGTTTTTCGATCTACCATCTGGGGCTGCATACCTGGGCGATTTTCTCTATGCCAGGGCTAGCTTTTGCGTACTTTATCTACCGTTACAACCTGCCGATGCGTTTCAGTTCCGTATTTTATCCGCTGTTAGGCGACCGCATTTTCGGTCCCTTAGGCAAAGCCCTGGATATCTTCGCGATACTCGGCACTCTTTTTGGCGTGGCGGTTTCTATCGGCTTGGGCACTCAGCAGATTAACGCGGGGTTAACGGAATTGTTTGATATTCCAGATGCCGTCATAACTAAGGTCATCATCATCGCCGTACTGACGTCCGTTGCTGTAGGATCTATCGTGGCGGGCCTGGACTCTGGTGTTAAACGGTTGTCGAATATAAATATTGCCATGGCCGTGGGCCTGATGCTGTTTGTGCTCTTTACTGGGTCGACCGTTTTCCTTTTGCGAGCCGTTGTCGAGACATTTGGCCTCTACATAACGAACCTGCTGCCAATGGCATTCTGGAATGACACGCTGGCAAGTTATTCAAGTGATGGCGGTACCTGGGGGTGGCAAGGCAGTTGGACAGTGTTCTACTGGGCCTGGACAGTCACCTGGTCACCTTTCATCGGGATCTTCGTAGCACGGATTTCTCGAGGACGAACCATCCGCGAGTTCGTCCTTGGTGTGCTGTTCGCCCCGTCTATCTTTACCTTGGTCTGGTTTGCGATCTTCGGCTGGTCAGCAATGGAGATTGATGGGATTGGGCCCGATGCCCGAGAAGCAATGGGGACTCAGGCCGGTATCTTGTCCGCTGCGGTAGGCGAAAGCATCCCACTTGCCATGTTCACCTTTTTCGATAATTTCCCTGGCGCCACATTAATACAGGGCCTTGCCGTTGTTATCGTCGCCATCTTCTTTGCCACTTCATCGGACTCTGCGTCATTGGTAGTCGATATGCTGTGTACCGGCAGCGCGGATCCTGGCCCATGGCATCAGCGCGTCTTTTGGGGCGTCTCTGAAGGCATGCTGGCTGCGATGCTCATCGTGCTTGCTGGGGATGCGGGGCTTACCGCACTGCAAGAGGTGATCACTGTTGTTGGTCTGCCGATGTTTATTTTGGTCTTTGCGATGATGTTCGCGTTGTACCGCGGCCTTTCCCATGAGGATCTCAGCGAGGTGAAGGTGGGCACCCCACCTAAGCAGGAGGAGTTAGCCCCGGATGACTAA
- a CDS encoding AraC family transcriptional regulator — protein MNNTAYPNDTSASAQLSAAPMCRQLADLVSARLSEEGLYETEIPGLNLFRADAPTSCMSTVYEPSLCVIAQGRETVQLGDREIVYGALSYMVSSVDLPVNKLVIDASPENPFLAVKINIDPAEVAELVLQLGDTAHVSESIDSPNSACGMCVAPVDLGILDAMTRLVRLLDSPADARVLAPLIQREIVYRALVGEMGSRMRDFASVDSQSHRIFQVISILKERFDEPLRVGQLAEDVNMSESALYHSFKQVTCMSPLQFQKKLRLHEARLLMLKEGLEASTASYRVGYESPSQFSREYSRMFGAPPRTDMIKLRGEPRISMPA, from the coding sequence ATGAACAATACAGCCTATCCTAATGATACATCCGCTTCAGCGCAGTTAAGTGCCGCCCCCATGTGCCGACAACTCGCCGATCTCGTCTCGGCCAGATTGAGCGAAGAAGGCCTGTATGAAACAGAAATTCCGGGATTAAATCTGTTTCGCGCGGATGCACCTACCAGCTGCATGTCAACCGTCTACGAGCCGTCACTTTGCGTTATTGCCCAGGGGCGCGAAACTGTACAGTTGGGGGATCGAGAGATCGTCTACGGTGCGCTCAGTTATATGGTTTCCAGCGTCGACCTTCCGGTTAACAAGCTGGTGATAGATGCTTCGCCGGAAAATCCCTTCCTAGCCGTTAAAATCAATATTGACCCTGCCGAAGTCGCCGAATTAGTGCTTCAGTTGGGCGACACCGCTCACGTCAGCGAATCCATTGACTCCCCTAATTCAGCCTGTGGCATGTGTGTCGCCCCCGTTGACTTGGGGATTCTCGATGCAATGACCCGCCTAGTTCGATTGCTTGACTCACCCGCCGACGCCCGCGTGCTGGCGCCGTTGATTCAGCGCGAGATCGTTTACCGAGCATTGGTTGGTGAGATGGGTTCACGCATGCGTGATTTCGCTTCCGTCGATAGCCAATCACACCGTATTTTCCAGGTAATTTCGATACTCAAGGAACGCTTCGATGAACCATTGCGGGTGGGGCAATTGGCGGAAGATGTGAACATGAGCGAATCTGCGCTATACCACAGTTTCAAGCAGGTGACGTGTATGTCGCCGCTACAGTTCCAGAAGAAGCTGAGGCTGCACGAAGCGCGCTTATTAATGCTTAAAGAGGGTCTTGAGGCCTCCACGGCCAGCTACCGAGTCGGTTATGAAAGCCCGTCTCAATTCAGCCGCGAATATAGCCGCATGTTTGGTGCACCACCACGCACCGATATGATCAAGTTACGTGGAGAACCCCGCATAAGCATGCCCGCTTAG
- a CDS encoding ATP-grasp domain-containing protein encodes MSITSEKQLPEAVMAWRDPEMDSVKGTETPKDPNKGYIALLGWSVNAIKAAQKFDRRYIVVAPEWAADFCAANNIPFIPWDFIRLNDRSMEIAVRLKEEGVDVAIPLFEETVEWSGAINSVLLDSPRMYGQSILFRDKALMKRRAQLGGIRVGIFEEAHEKEDIVRFMKRVNQTLLKLDGDPDDPIHVKAFDKAGCLGHRMIRSIEEIDNIPDEEYPLLMESHLSGWEFAVEAWIHDGKIQFLNISEYVTLGYSVFVPATQELESWRNAITKQIELLIKTFDIQFGLIHPEYFVTGDGEMYFGEVAYRPPGFKAFELIERAYGFNAYQASMLVFDPKSTKEEVAAFFPREVVDAKGYAGCFGVYPRRRVVSKLEMPEETINHPYFESHELVAPAEETVPDRSAYGTHWGLIFFFGDDPIKMRDLLKAQEDLDFYV; translated from the coding sequence ATGTCGATAACATCTGAAAAGCAATTACCCGAAGCAGTAATGGCTTGGCGTGATCCAGAAATGGACTCGGTGAAAGGAACCGAAACGCCTAAAGATCCCAACAAAGGTTACATTGCCTTACTTGGATGGAGTGTTAACGCGATTAAGGCGGCGCAAAAGTTTGACCGTCGTTATATTGTCGTTGCCCCCGAATGGGCTGCAGATTTCTGTGCTGCAAACAACATACCTTTCATCCCATGGGATTTTATTCGCTTGAATGATCGTTCCATGGAGATCGCTGTAAGGCTGAAGGAGGAAGGCGTAGACGTCGCCATCCCTCTGTTTGAAGAAACCGTTGAGTGGTCTGGTGCGATCAACTCCGTGCTTCTCGACAGCCCGCGCATGTACGGTCAGTCAATTTTGTTCCGTGACAAAGCCTTGATGAAGCGCCGTGCCCAGCTTGGCGGTATCCGCGTCGGAATCTTTGAAGAGGCGCATGAGAAAGAAGACATCGTTCGCTTTATGAAGCGCGTCAACCAGACGTTGCTCAAGCTGGACGGTGATCCGGATGACCCGATTCACGTTAAGGCCTTCGACAAAGCAGGCTGTCTCGGCCACCGGATGATTCGCTCAATTGAAGAAATAGATAATATTCCTGATGAAGAATATCCGCTGCTGATGGAAAGCCACTTGAGCGGTTGGGAGTTTGCCGTTGAAGCCTGGATCCACGATGGCAAAATTCAGTTCCTGAATATTTCAGAATACGTCACGCTAGGCTACTCGGTGTTCGTGCCTGCTACCCAGGAGCTTGAGAGCTGGCGCAATGCGATTACCAAGCAGATCGAGCTGTTGATCAAGACCTTCGACATCCAGTTTGGCTTGATTCACCCAGAGTACTTCGTTACGGGCGACGGTGAGATGTACTTTGGCGAAGTTGCTTATCGCCCGCCCGGTTTCAAAGCTTTCGAACTGATCGAAAGAGCCTACGGTTTCAACGCCTATCAAGCGTCGATGCTGGTGTTCGACCCAAAAAGCACGAAAGAGGAAGTGGCAGCATTCTTCCCGCGCGAAGTGGTTGATGCGAAGGGCTACGCAGGCTGTTTCGGTGTTTATCCACGCCGTCGGGTTGTCAGCAAGCTGGAAATGCCCGAAGAAACGATTAATCACCCGTACTTTGAGTCACACGAACTGGTCGCACCGGCAGAAGAGACAGTGCCTGACCGGTCAGCCTACGGGACTCACTGGGGCCTAATCTTCTTCTTTGGTGACGATCCCATCAAGATGCGTGATCTACTGAAAGCGCAAGAAGATCTGGATTTCTACGTCTAG
- a CDS encoding endonuclease/exonuclease/phosphatase family protein: MLLKLLLWVIRLLVLLMVVVALLPLIPSGQWWIRLWDFPRLQLTGLLAVPVLLLGLHAWLQRPHKEHAMWGVVILAIAGWHLMHILPFTSVWATEVPTAEVEPGENQTTIKVLTANVTYSNDHFEEVLSMIRREDPDLVLLIEVDSAWEDGLSALDEEYSHGVGEIRGEGLGIMLWSRIPLLEQEVKYLVSERRPSVFATLDAPGIGPVRFVGAHPVPPGLEERKVSSEEERRDSRERDAELMLIARHVEKDPDNRWIVTGDFNDVAWSDTTNLFADLSDLKDPRRGRRLLSTYHAEYPWWRYPIDHLFVSDGFHLIDIDRVEVEGSDHFGLSTTLTIGRKDHGKPEASAEEEQEAQEMVEEGAEDAAEHDGR; encoded by the coding sequence ATGTTGTTAAAGCTCCTTCTCTGGGTCATCCGGTTGTTAGTGCTCTTGATGGTTGTGGTGGCCTTGCTGCCGCTCATACCCAGCGGTCAGTGGTGGATCAGGCTGTGGGATTTTCCACGGCTTCAGTTGACGGGATTATTGGCCGTACCTGTGTTGCTTCTTGGCCTGCATGCTTGGCTTCAACGCCCACACAAAGAGCACGCCATGTGGGGCGTGGTGATCCTTGCCATAGCAGGTTGGCACTTAATGCACATCCTGCCATTTACCTCCGTTTGGGCGACCGAAGTACCCACTGCCGAGGTAGAACCCGGCGAAAATCAGACGACGATAAAAGTGCTGACCGCGAATGTTACCTACTCGAATGATCATTTCGAAGAAGTGCTGTCGATGATTCGGCGTGAGGATCCCGATCTAGTGCTACTAATCGAAGTCGATAGTGCCTGGGAAGACGGGCTGTCAGCGCTTGATGAGGAGTACTCTCACGGGGTCGGGGAGATTCGTGGCGAGGGTCTAGGGATAATGCTGTGGTCCCGGATTCCGTTGCTGGAGCAGGAGGTTAAGTACTTGGTTTCTGAGCGTCGGCCGTCGGTTTTCGCAACGCTTGACGCGCCAGGCATTGGGCCAGTGCGCTTTGTGGGTGCCCACCCGGTTCCGCCAGGGCTGGAAGAGAGGAAAGTTAGCAGTGAGGAAGAGCGGCGGGACAGCCGTGAGCGCGATGCAGAGCTTATGCTTATTGCTCGCCATGTTGAAAAAGACCCGGACAACCGTTGGATTGTTACCGGGGATTTTAATGATGTTGCTTGGTCCGACACTACCAATCTTTTTGCCGACTTAAGCGATCTGAAAGACCCTCGTCGTGGTCGGCGGTTGCTTAGCACCTACCACGCGGAATACCCCTGGTGGCGCTACCCGATTGATCACCTATTCGTTTCTGACGGCTTCCACCTGATTGATATCGACAGGGTGGAGGTAGAAGGCTCGGATCACTTTGGCCTCTCCACAACGCTCACCATTGGGCGTAAAGATCACGGAAAGCCTGAGGCTTCAGCAGAGGAGGAGCAGGAAGCCCAGGAGATGGTCGAAGAGGGTGCCGAAGACGCCGCTGAGCATGATGGACGTTAA
- a CDS encoding cobyrinic acid a,c-diamide synthase, whose translation MLGFLQGFSYGLFMTCLPWLLVGLFNPGLALAVTAPNRLQVIARYCLVVPFISMLLWLTSLWGGFSPSLFGWLAGIVAIPVALPIERTLRGWLARRRERRREAQRQAEANQRRAQEERNAYETGVSVLDPARPPVGANDLVLAMCRAKQSLLDVHRPDLAILTDRLYSRYRHVMDVLGERFHTGELAFERSQGLVTQVCFGAVDTLTTMASQARGVVSVDGNYVRGRLERDGKRLSDEERAALVRRLDLLVETEHRLNKLSARIESALTVLDDTAVSMARIETARPQASVTTDKALEDLRRFVEGADRYARKD comes from the coding sequence ATGTTGGGATTCCTGCAGGGATTTTCCTATGGCCTGTTTATGACCTGCCTGCCCTGGCTACTGGTCGGCCTCTTCAATCCTGGTCTGGCGCTTGCAGTCACGGCTCCCAATCGTCTCCAGGTGATCGCCCGCTATTGCCTGGTGGTCCCCTTTATCAGCATGCTGCTGTGGCTGACCTCCCTGTGGGGTGGTTTCAGCCCCAGCTTGTTTGGCTGGCTTGCGGGCATCGTCGCCATTCCTGTAGCGCTCCCCATAGAGCGAACACTGCGCGGCTGGCTGGCCCGCCGCCGTGAGCGTCGCCGTGAGGCTCAACGGCAGGCCGAAGCAAATCAACGCCGTGCTCAGGAAGAGCGTAACGCCTATGAAACGGGCGTGTCGGTGCTCGACCCTGCCAGACCACCGGTGGGGGCCAACGATCTAGTCTTGGCCATGTGTCGAGCCAAGCAGAGCCTGCTCGACGTGCACCGCCCGGATCTGGCGATCCTGACAGACCGCCTTTATAGCCGCTACCGGCATGTGATGGACGTACTGGGCGAGCGATTCCACACTGGCGAGCTGGCCTTCGAGCGCTCACAAGGCCTCGTCACTCAAGTCTGTTTTGGCGCGGTAGATACGCTGACGACCATGGCCTCCCAGGCGCGAGGGGTGGTTAGCGTGGACGGTAATTACGTGCGAGGTCGACTGGAGCGGGACGGCAAACGGCTAAGCGATGAAGAGCGAGCAGCCCTTGTGCGGCGCCTTGATCTGCTAGTTGAGACCGAACATCGGCTGAATAAGCTCTCTGCCCGCATCGAATCAGCCCTAACCGTGCTCGACGATACCGCCGTTTCCATGGCGCGCATTGAAACGGCTCGCCCACAGGCATCGGTCACCACGGATAAAGCGCTGGAGGATCTGCGCCGCTTCGTCGAAGGCGCGGACCGTTATGCGCGCAAAGATTAA
- a CDS encoding toxic anion resistance protein, translating to MAQQSDDKRRLSLPPVDEIADQLGANPDERDIDPELEAMADRFVEDILAEGDEASVVRQRHAVDEMGLELQQQAAHRSAMLQTPLRKLAHQGDEGGPVAKALTDLRGRMEGLDPARHRLAPTTLDRVLAVIPGLDSRLQRYFRKFENTQQALDAIIADLEGGRDMLHRDNLTLNDDQQALTKILGELNRQIALGRMIDRRLQDEIAARDSDDPRRHFLEEELLFPLRQRIVDLQQQLAVSQQGVLALEVIIRNNRELMRGVDRAINVTVSALTVAVTVAMAMANQRLVLDRIEAINTTTSQMIGGTAKALRQQGVDIQKRASSAMLDMQVLEEAFSEVMGAIDDLSSYRQEALPRLDEQIDRLATLAKQGNTSIERLQEGSESQPKDGRDPS from the coding sequence ATGGCTCAGCAATCCGATGACAAACGTCGCCTCTCCCTGCCGCCGGTGGACGAGATCGCTGACCAGTTGGGAGCTAACCCCGATGAGCGCGACATCGACCCTGAGCTTGAGGCGATGGCCGACCGCTTTGTCGAAGATATTCTCGCCGAGGGAGACGAAGCATCGGTGGTTCGCCAGCGGCATGCCGTGGATGAAATGGGGCTTGAATTGCAGCAACAGGCCGCCCATCGCAGTGCCATGCTGCAGACGCCGCTGCGCAAGTTGGCCCACCAGGGCGACGAAGGCGGGCCGGTCGCCAAAGCACTAACCGATCTGCGCGGACGCATGGAGGGGCTCGACCCCGCTCGCCATCGCTTGGCGCCGACTACGCTGGATCGCGTGCTGGCGGTCATTCCCGGCCTTGATAGCCGTCTACAGCGGTATTTTCGTAAGTTCGAGAATACCCAGCAGGCCCTAGACGCGATCATCGCGGATCTCGAAGGCGGTCGCGACATGCTGCATCGCGACAACCTCACCCTCAACGATGACCAGCAAGCGTTAACTAAAATTCTTGGCGAGTTGAACCGTCAAATCGCACTGGGCCGCATGATCGATCGCCGCCTGCAGGACGAGATCGCCGCTCGCGATAGCGATGATCCAAGGCGCCACTTCCTTGAGGAAGAGCTGCTCTTTCCCCTGCGCCAACGCATTGTTGACCTTCAGCAGCAACTCGCGGTAAGTCAGCAAGGCGTGCTGGCGCTGGAGGTTATCATCCGCAACAACCGGGAATTGATGCGCGGCGTAGACAGAGCGATTAACGTCACCGTCTCGGCGCTTACCGTCGCGGTGACGGTGGCCATGGCGATGGCTAATCAGCGCCTGGTGCTGGACCGCATCGAAGCCATCAACACCACCACGTCGCAGATGATTGGCGGAACGGCCAAGGCCCTCCGTCAGCAAGGCGTGGACATCCAGAAGCGCGCCTCCTCCGCGATGCTCGACATGCAAGTACTTGAGGAGGCCTTCAGCGAAGTGATGGGCGCCATCGATGACCTATCGAGCTATCGGCAGGAAGCCCTGCCCCGGCTGGATGAGCAGATCGACCGCCTAGCGACCTTGGCGAAGCAGGGAAATACGTCCATCGAGCGTCTTCAAGAAGGCAGCGAGTCGCAACCAAAAGATGGTCGCGACCCCAGCTAA
- a CDS encoding LysR family transcriptional regulator, with the protein MSADFNLLKVFLAVAQAGNFSAAADQLGVTRSAVSQSMRRLEDDLGIALVQRSTRSVSLTEAGVRLRAQITEPFTAIASAVEEVVDDGPPRGLLRVAVTSIAERFLSGPLVATFAAAYPNITLDVTVTDEEFDIVGAGFDAGVRLGEVIEQDMVAVPLSGLQRQVVVASPRYLQRHGTPEAPFELLNHLCIGWRPAPSVAPYRWEFAEDGREFDVGVNSKITTNDMLLMIRTALAGGGITIGMEETFLPWIESGELVSLLQPYLPPFPGFYLYFPNRRNQPPKLRALIAHVRAYREAMEPS; encoded by the coding sequence ATGAGTGCTGATTTCAATCTTTTGAAGGTGTTTTTAGCGGTCGCACAGGCCGGAAACTTTAGTGCTGCTGCTGACCAGTTAGGCGTCACTCGCTCGGCTGTTAGCCAGAGCATGCGACGGCTGGAAGATGATCTTGGTATCGCATTGGTTCAGCGTTCTACCCGCAGCGTGAGCCTAACCGAAGCGGGCGTTCGGCTAAGGGCACAGATAACCGAGCCGTTCACGGCGATTGCGTCTGCAGTGGAAGAAGTTGTGGATGATGGCCCACCCCGGGGTTTATTAAGGGTGGCGGTTACTTCAATCGCCGAGCGATTTCTTTCAGGCCCACTGGTTGCCACTTTTGCCGCTGCTTACCCCAACATTACGTTGGACGTGACCGTCACCGATGAAGAATTCGATATTGTGGGCGCCGGGTTCGACGCCGGGGTGCGTTTGGGAGAAGTGATCGAGCAAGACATGGTGGCAGTGCCGCTTTCTGGGCTACAACGCCAAGTGGTCGTGGCCTCTCCCCGTTATTTGCAACGCCATGGCACGCCCGAAGCGCCTTTCGAACTATTGAACCATCTTTGCATTGGCTGGCGGCCCGCACCGAGCGTGGCACCTTACCGCTGGGAGTTCGCAGAAGATGGGCGAGAGTTCGATGTGGGTGTTAACTCAAAAATCACGACCAACGATATGTTGCTCATGATAAGGACGGCGCTTGCTGGGGGTGGTATTACCATTGGCATGGAGGAGACATTCCTCCCCTGGATTGAAAGCGGTGAACTCGTGTCGTTGTTGCAGCCATACTTGCCGCCTTTCCCCGGTTTTTATCTGTACTTTCCAAATCGCCGTAACCAACCGCCTAAATTACGGGCGTTGATCGCACACGTGCGTGCCTATCGTGAAGCGATGGAGCCTTCGTAA
- a CDS encoding SDR family oxidoreductase, which yields MSNIQGKVILITGASSGIGEATARTLASQGASVVLGARRIDRLEKLVAEITNDGGKAIACAVDVTRREDVQSFADYALDKFGRIDVIINNAGVMPLSPVAALKVDEWDRMIDVNIRGVLHGIAAVLPTMQQQGSGHVINISSIGGLYVVPTAAVYSATKYAVRAISDGLRQEHSDIRVTCVYPGVVESELADTITDASAAEAMRSFRKIALKPEAIANAIAHVVGQPADVDTTDIVVRPVASPA from the coding sequence ATGAGCAATATCCAGGGCAAGGTAATCCTCATCACCGGTGCTAGCAGCGGCATCGGTGAAGCAACCGCCCGCACGCTTGCCAGCCAGGGCGCCAGCGTCGTCCTCGGTGCACGACGCATCGATAGGCTCGAAAAGCTGGTTGCCGAAATTACCAACGACGGCGGCAAGGCAATCGCATGCGCTGTGGACGTAACTCGACGCGAGGACGTCCAATCCTTCGCCGATTACGCACTCGATAAGTTCGGTCGAATCGATGTGATCATCAACAACGCTGGCGTTATGCCCCTATCACCGGTTGCTGCCCTGAAGGTCGATGAGTGGGATCGTATGATTGATGTCAATATCCGCGGTGTGCTGCACGGGATCGCCGCAGTGCTGCCCACCATGCAACAACAAGGCAGCGGGCATGTGATCAATATCTCTTCAATCGGCGGCTTGTACGTGGTCCCGACCGCAGCGGTATACAGTGCGACCAAATATGCGGTACGTGCGATTTCCGATGGCCTACGTCAGGAACACAGCGATATCCGCGTCACCTGCGTCTATCCCGGCGTGGTCGAATCTGAGCTAGCCGACACCATCACCGATGCCTCGGCAGCAGAAGCCATGCGCAGTTTCCGTAAAATTGCACTCAAGCCCGAAGCGATCGCTAACGCTATCGCTCATGTGGTCGGCCAGCCAGCCGACGTCGACACCACGGACATCGTGGTACGCCCCGTCGCAAGCCCTGCCTGA